In one Komagataeibacter sp. FNDCR2 genomic region, the following are encoded:
- the tpiA gene encoding triose-phosphate isomerase, which yields MKQIIVGNWKMNGLSAEADALVNGLATALGALPTRADVVVCPPFTQLARLAPAIKQAGIALGAQDCHQDRAGPHTGDISAPMLVDLGVEYVILGHSERRGEHHELDETVREKAVAAMAAGLTPIVCVGENADQRAAGESEETVGWQIQGSLPQGFRGIVAYEPIWAIGSGTAASQQDIADMSRFIREELVRQFGEAGKTIRILYGGSVNERNVTDILPVEHVDGALVGNASLKAETFAPLVRAARPS from the coding sequence ATGAAGCAGATAATTGTTGGCAACTGGAAAATGAACGGCCTGAGCGCGGAGGCCGACGCCCTGGTGAACGGACTGGCCACGGCGCTGGGCGCCCTGCCCACACGGGCCGATGTGGTGGTCTGCCCCCCCTTCACGCAGCTTGCCCGGCTGGCCCCCGCCATAAAGCAGGCCGGGATCGCCCTGGGCGCGCAGGACTGCCATCAGGACAGGGCCGGCCCCCATACGGGTGACATTTCAGCCCCGATGCTGGTCGATCTGGGGGTGGAGTATGTCATCCTCGGCCATTCCGAACGCCGTGGCGAACATCATGAACTGGACGAGACGGTGCGTGAAAAGGCCGTCGCCGCCATGGCGGCGGGGCTGACGCCCATCGTCTGCGTGGGAGAGAACGCCGACCAGCGCGCCGCCGGCGAATCAGAGGAGACGGTGGGCTGGCAGATACAGGGCTCGCTGCCGCAGGGGTTCCGGGGCATCGTGGCCTATGAGCCGATATGGGCCATCGGCTCCGGCACGGCGGCGTCGCAGCAGGATATTGCCGATATGTCACGCTTCATCCGCGAGGAACTGGTGCGCCAGTTCGGGGAAGCTGGCAAAACGATCCGAATCCTTTATGGTGGGTCCGTCAACGAACGCAATGTCACCGATATCCTGCCTGTCGAACACGTGGACGGGGCGCTGGTGGGCAATGCCAGCCTGAAGGCCGAAACCTTCGCGCCGCTTGTCCGCGCCGCCCGACCGTCGTGA
- a CDS encoding CTP synthase, which produces MTRFVFITGGVVSSLGKGIASAALAALLQARGYRVRMRKLDPYLNVDPGTMSPYQHGEVFVTDDGAETDLDLGHYERFTGVHATRADNATTGQIYSGVIARERRGDYLGATVQVIPHITDSIKETIVADTDEVDFVLVEIGGTVGDIESLPFLESIRQLRNDLAPGQTMFIHLTLLPWIAAAGELKTKPTQHSVKELQNVGIQPQMLVCRSDREIPETERRKIASFCNVRPEAVIAARDVDTIYACPISYHREGMDTEVLRHFGLPTTPDPDLSRWEKIVDAVRRPDREVLVTVVGKYTALLDSYKSLIEALQHGGIANRARVRLNWVEAESFEKSDDAVQSLAHSDAILVPGGFGERGSEGKIRAVKFARENNIPFMGICFGMQMAVIECARNLAGIADASSTEFGPTEQPLVGLMTEWARGNELLRRREGGEMGGTMRLGAYPAKLAEGSRAAEAYGRTEIRERHRHRYEVNVHYREQLEKTGMRFSGMSPDGILPEVVEYPDHPWFIAVQYHPELLSKPFDPHPLFSGFIGAAVAKATKK; this is translated from the coding sequence ATGACGCGGTTTGTATTCATCACCGGCGGCGTGGTGTCCTCCCTCGGCAAAGGCATCGCTTCGGCTGCCCTTGCTGCCCTGCTTCAGGCCCGTGGTTATCGGGTCCGGATGCGCAAGCTTGATCCCTATCTGAATGTCGATCCGGGGACGATGAGCCCCTATCAGCACGGCGAGGTTTTCGTAACCGACGACGGCGCGGAAACGGATCTCGACCTTGGCCATTACGAGCGTTTTACCGGCGTGCACGCCACGCGGGCCGATAACGCCACCACGGGCCAGATCTATTCCGGCGTGATCGCGCGCGAACGGCGTGGCGACTATCTGGGCGCGACCGTGCAGGTCATTCCCCACATTACCGATTCGATCAAGGAAACGATCGTCGCGGATACCGACGAGGTGGATTTCGTGCTGGTCGAGATCGGCGGCACGGTGGGCGATATCGAGAGCCTTCCCTTCCTTGAATCCATCCGGCAGTTGCGTAACGACCTCGCACCCGGCCAGACCATGTTCATCCACCTTACCCTGCTGCCATGGATCGCGGCGGCGGGAGAGCTGAAGACCAAGCCAACGCAGCATTCCGTCAAGGAACTGCAGAATGTCGGCATCCAGCCGCAGATGCTCGTCTGCCGGTCGGACCGGGAAATTCCCGAGACCGAACGCCGCAAGATCGCAAGCTTCTGCAACGTGCGCCCCGAAGCCGTCATCGCCGCGCGCGACGTGGACACGATCTATGCCTGCCCCATCTCCTACCACCGCGAGGGCATGGACACCGAAGTGCTGCGCCATTTCGGCCTGCCCACCACGCCCGATCCCGACCTTTCGCGGTGGGAGAAGATCGTGGACGCCGTGCGCCGCCCGGACCGGGAAGTGCTGGTGACGGTGGTGGGCAAATACACCGCCCTGCTCGACAGCTACAAATCCCTGATCGAGGCGCTCCAGCACGGAGGCATCGCCAACCGCGCCCGCGTCCGGCTGAACTGGGTCGAGGCGGAAAGTTTCGAGAAATCGGACGACGCCGTGCAGTCGCTGGCCCATAGCGATGCGATCCTGGTGCCCGGCGGTTTTGGCGAACGTGGCTCGGAAGGCAAGATCCGCGCCGTGAAGTTCGCGCGTGAAAACAATATCCCGTTCATGGGCATCTGCTTTGGCATGCAGATGGCGGTTATCGAATGCGCGCGCAACCTTGCGGGCATTGCCGATGCGTCCTCGACCGAATTCGGGCCGACGGAACAGCCGCTGGTCGGTCTCATGACCGAATGGGCGCGGGGCAATGAACTGCTGCGCCGGCGCGAAGGCGGCGAAATGGGCGGCACCATGCGCCTTGGCGCCTACCCCGCCAAACTGGCGGAAGGGTCGCGCGCGGCGGAAGCCTATGGCCGCACCGAAATACGCGAACGCCACCGCCACCGTTATGAGGTCAATGTCCATTACCGCGAGCAGCTCGAAAAGACGGGCATGCGCTTTTCGGGCATGTCACCGGACGGCATCCTGCCCGAAGTCGTGGAATATCCCGATCACCCGTGGTTCATCGCGGTGCAGTATCATCCCGAACTGCTGTCCAAGCCATTCGATCCGCACCCGCTGTTCTCCGGTTTTATCGGGGCGGCCGTAGCCAAGGCGACCAAAAAGTAA
- the kdsA gene encoding 3-deoxy-8-phosphooctulonate synthase, whose amino-acid sequence MATHRAVTIGPLQVGNLAPFVLIAGPCQIESAAHALEVADALHGMATRLGIGLIYKSSFDKANRTSVTGARGVGMAQGLDILGQVRERFGVPVLTDVHLPDQCAAVAETVDVLQIPAFLCRQTDLLLAAGETGAAINIKKGQFLAPWDMTNVAAKVASTGNERIMLCERGTSFGYNTLVNDMRALPIMAGTGYPVIYDATHSVQQPGGLGSASGGQRVFAPILARAALAIGVAGLFIETHPDPDHAPSDGATMLPLACMEDLLRSLVRYDTLTKQTPPDEII is encoded by the coding sequence ATGGCGACCCACCGTGCTGTAACCATCGGCCCGCTTCAGGTTGGCAACCTCGCCCCTTTCGTACTGATCGCGGGGCCATGCCAGATTGAATCCGCCGCCCATGCCCTGGAAGTTGCTGATGCGCTGCATGGCATGGCAACCCGGCTTGGCATCGGGCTGATCTATAAAAGCTCGTTCGACAAGGCGAACCGCACCAGCGTCACGGGCGCGCGTGGCGTGGGCATGGCGCAGGGGCTGGATATTCTGGGCCAGGTGCGTGAACGCTTTGGCGTTCCCGTGCTGACGGATGTGCATCTGCCCGACCAATGCGCCGCCGTGGCCGAGACGGTGGATGTATTGCAGATCCCGGCCTTCCTGTGTCGCCAGACCGACCTGCTTCTGGCGGCGGGTGAGACGGGGGCCGCCATCAACATCAAGAAAGGGCAGTTCCTGGCCCCCTGGGACATGACGAATGTCGCAGCCAAGGTGGCGTCCACCGGCAATGAGCGGATCATGCTGTGCGAACGGGGCACGTCATTTGGCTACAACACACTGGTCAATGACATGCGCGCCCTGCCCATCATGGCGGGAACGGGGTACCCCGTGATCTATGACGCCACCCATTCCGTGCAGCAGCCCGGGGGGCTGGGTTCGGCATCGGGCGGGCAGCGGGTATTTGCCCCCATCCTGGCGCGCGCGGCGCTGGCGATCGGGGTTGCGGGCCTGTTCATCGAGACCCATCCCGACCCGGATCACGCCCCCAGCGACGGGGCGACCATGCTGCCGCTGGCCTGCATGGAAGACCTGCTGCGCAGCCTGGTCCGATACGATACCCTGACCAAACAGACCCCGCCGGACGAGATTATCTGA
- a CDS encoding glycosyltransferase family 4 protein: protein MRIAYVINTFEGGGAALPIPAIVEVCRQHGHEVHVAALIRRNGRAMEAMRKAGIDGVVLAGEKASSRHVLHELDRWVRSVRPTHIWTSLTRATLLGQLVGAWQDIPVVSWQHNAFLKPANLTLLRLTKKLTRLWVGDSDYVTNLTGERLDLPSSQLACWPIFRTHSDIQPAPAWKPGEVVRIGSLGRLDPTKGYDTLFRALILLRAVKGLPEYQVTIAGEGREYARLHAFCQLHGLTNVRFAGYVNDTAAFLRACHLYVQPSRGEGFCIAAHEAMNMGLPVLGSTVGEMNHSIEQGVTGWKIHPDHPQELATTLEMILRHPERLADMGRAARDLVMRRFSPHAFSQAGGDILRRMTDIQP, encoded by the coding sequence ATGCGTATTGCGTATGTTATCAATACATTTGAGGGCGGAGGGGCCGCGTTACCTATTCCGGCTATTGTTGAGGTCTGTCGTCAGCACGGGCATGAGGTCCATGTCGCCGCCCTGATCCGGCGCAACGGCCGCGCCATGGAGGCGATGCGCAAGGCGGGTATCGACGGCGTGGTGCTGGCGGGGGAAAAAGCGTCCTCCCGCCATGTCCTGCACGAACTTGACAGGTGGGTGCGCTCCGTGCGGCCGACCCATATCTGGACATCCCTGACACGCGCGACCCTGCTGGGGCAGCTTGTCGGCGCATGGCAGGATATTCCGGTTGTAAGCTGGCAGCATAACGCGTTTTTGAAACCGGCGAACCTGACCCTGCTACGCCTGACAAAAAAGCTGACCCGGCTATGGGTGGGTGATTCCGATTACGTGACCAACCTTACGGGCGAACGGCTTGACCTGCCATCCAGCCAACTGGCCTGCTGGCCCATTTTCCGTACCCACTCCGATATCCAGCCCGCCCCGGCATGGAAACCGGGAGAGGTCGTGCGGATCGGCTCGCTGGGGCGTCTCGATCCCACCAAGGGGTACGATACGCTCTTTCGGGCCCTTATCCTGCTCCGGGCGGTGAAGGGACTGCCGGAGTATCAGGTCACAATAGCCGGGGAGGGGCGTGAATACGCAAGGCTGCACGCATTCTGCCAGCTTCATGGCCTGACGAACGTGCGTTTCGCGGGTTACGTGAATGACACGGCGGCGTTTCTGCGGGCCTGCCATCTGTATGTCCAGCCTTCACGCGGGGAAGGGTTCTGTATTGCCGCGCATGAGGCCATGAACATGGGGCTACCCGTGCTGGGCAGCACGGTAGGTGAGATGAACCATTCCATTGAACAGGGCGTGACAGGATGGAAAATACACCCCGACCACCCGCAGGAACTGGCCACCACACTGGAAATGATCCTGCGCCATCCGGAACGGCTGGCGGATATGGGCCGCGCCGCGCGCGATCTGGTCATGCGGCGTTTCAGCCCGCATGCCTTTTCCCAGGCGGGGGGAGATATCCTGCGGCGCATGACGGACATCCAGCCGTAG
- the sodC gene encoding superoxide dismutase[Cu-Zn], with product MPSPRLNLFAALVLSLAPFSSMAHAADTAVGNLLGSDGTARGTIHVTEAPKGVLLRVEAKGLIPGWHGIHFHEKGDCGAPKFTSAGAHVHATSPVVHGLLNPNANDAGDLPNIFVGTDGAATVEFYSTLVSLNGKDGRPALLDADGSALVIHANPDDYQTQPIGGAGDRVACAVIR from the coding sequence ATGCCCTCGCCTCGCCTTAACCTGTTTGCCGCCCTGGTGCTCAGCCTTGCCCCTTTCTCCTCCATGGCGCATGCGGCCGATACTGCGGTGGGCAACCTGTTGGGCAGCGATGGGACCGCACGCGGAACCATTCATGTCACGGAAGCCCCGAAGGGCGTTCTGCTGCGCGTTGAGGCCAAAGGGCTGATCCCCGGCTGGCATGGCATCCATTTCCATGAAAAAGGGGATTGCGGGGCACCGAAGTTCACCAGCGCCGGTGCGCATGTGCATGCGACATCTCCCGTGGTGCATGGCCTGCTGAACCCGAATGCGAATGATGCCGGTGACCTGCCCAATATTTTTGTCGGAACGGATGGAGCGGCCACGGTGGAATTTTATTCCACACTGGTTTCCCTGAACGGAAAGGACGGTCGCCCGGCGCTGCTCGATGCCGATGGTTCGGCCCTTGTCATTCATGCCAATCCCGATGACTACCAGACCCAGCCCATCGGTGGCGCGGGGGACCGGGTTGCCTGCGCGGTGATCCGGTAA
- a CDS encoding AMP-binding protein, which yields MLPWMTYEAMYDAALNQPEQFWLAAAQRVTWKQAPVTACQTRADGWHDWFPDATLNTCHNAVDRHVENGRGGQAALIWHSCATKERQVVTYRELQGRVAGFAGGLRSLGVEKGDRVLIAMPTMIETAIAMLACARIGAVHVVVFAGYAGPELARRIDDVAPKVIIIASCSFQGQTPIPSAPALNEALARVTHRPQACVIVQREACPASLQPVRDHDFRMLEQSAPAEPIMLRSEDPLYILHTSGTTGNAKGIVRDNGGHAVALALSMELIYGCKPGDTFFTTSDLGWVVGHSYGVYAPLISGCTSVIVEGGASASAIRMLCHEHAVTCLFTTPTQMRLMRQESRHLSGAILPALARIFVAGEYADPTLLDWARSFFRKPVVNHWWQTETGWSITAHFFGLPEREPVPLMNDIGRPAPGFRPAIVPSTPGEPCGEIVLSLPLPPGCLAGVWKDGAIRVPAAYLDETKQYYRTFDEGMIKASRAVHMLGRSDDVIKVAGRRISGVQIERIIATHPAVHACAVVAIPDELRGQRPVAYVVTDSGAECTLSSEDIIGRVNQALGRWIGLREVRFVRHLPTTVSGKIMRRHLMVSCP from the coding sequence ATGCTTCCATGGATGACATACGAGGCGATGTACGATGCGGCGTTGAATCAGCCAGAGCAGTTCTGGCTGGCTGCGGCGCAGCGCGTCACATGGAAGCAGGCACCTGTGACAGCGTGCCAAACGCGGGCGGATGGCTGGCATGACTGGTTTCCCGACGCCACGCTCAACACCTGCCATAACGCCGTCGACCGGCATGTTGAAAATGGTCGCGGCGGGCAGGCGGCATTGATCTGGCATTCCTGCGCGACCAAGGAACGTCAGGTTGTAACCTACAGGGAGTTGCAGGGCAGGGTGGCCGGGTTTGCCGGTGGCCTGCGCTCGCTGGGGGTGGAGAAAGGCGACCGGGTCCTGATCGCCATGCCAACCATGATCGAGACGGCCATTGCCATGCTGGCCTGCGCGCGGATCGGGGCCGTGCATGTGGTGGTCTTTGCGGGCTACGCCGGGCCCGAACTGGCGCGCCGGATTGATGATGTGGCCCCGAAAGTCATCATCATTGCCAGTTGCAGCTTTCAGGGGCAGACGCCCATTCCATCCGCACCTGCCCTGAATGAGGCACTGGCCAGAGTCACGCACAGGCCACAGGCCTGCGTGATCGTGCAGCGTGAAGCCTGTCCGGCATCGCTTCAGCCGGTACGGGATCATGATTTTCGCATGCTGGAACAGTCCGCACCGGCAGAGCCAATCATGCTCCGCTCCGAAGATCCCCTCTATATCCTTCATACCTCCGGCACGACGGGCAATGCGAAAGGCATCGTGCGCGACAATGGCGGGCATGCCGTAGCACTCGCCCTGTCCATGGAACTGATCTATGGCTGCAAACCCGGTGATACCTTTTTCACGACATCGGATCTGGGCTGGGTTGTCGGTCATTCCTACGGCGTCTATGCGCCACTGATCAGCGGGTGCACCAGCGTGATTGTGGAAGGGGGCGCATCCGCTTCCGCCATCCGCATGCTCTGTCACGAACACGCCGTGACCTGCCTGTTCACCACGCCCACCCAGATGCGCCTCATGCGGCAGGAAAGCCGTCATCTGTCAGGGGCGATCCTGCCTGCGCTGGCTCGCATTTTCGTGGCCGGAGAGTATGCGGACCCGACATTGCTGGACTGGGCGCGATCCTTTTTCCGCAAACCTGTAGTCAATCACTGGTGGCAGACGGAAACCGGGTGGAGCATCACCGCCCATTTCTTCGGCCTGCCCGAGCGTGAGCCGGTCCCGCTCATGAACGATATCGGGCGGCCCGCGCCGGGATTCCGCCCGGCCATCGTGCCGTCCACGCCGGGTGAACCGTGCGGCGAGATTGTCCTGTCCCTGCCGCTGCCGCCCGGCTGTCTGGCTGGCGTATGGAAGGATGGAGCGATCCGTGTTCCTGCCGCCTATCTTGATGAAACGAAACAGTATTATCGCACCTTCGACGAAGGCATGATCAAGGCCAGCCGCGCCGTGCATATGCTCGGGCGCTCCGATGATGTCATCAAGGTTGCGGGACGGCGGATTTCGGGCGTGCAGATCGAAAGGATCATCGCCACCCATCCGGCCGTTCATGCCTGTGCTGTGGTCGCAATTCCGGACGAACTGAGAGGGCAGCGGCCTGTCGCCTATGTGGTGACTGATTCCGGGGCGGAATGCACACTTTCTTCTGAAGACATCATCGGGCGGGTCAATCAGGCGCTTGGCCGATGGATCGGACTCAGGGAGGTCCGCTTCGTCAGGCACCTGCCCACAACCGTATCCGGAAAGATCATGCGCAGGCACCTGATGGTTTCCTGCCCTTAA
- a CDS encoding MSMEG_0569 family flavin-dependent oxidoreductase, whose translation MTQNEKTIPVIIVGGGQAGLSMSWYLCREKVEHIVFEAKTACHSWDDERWDNFCLVTPNWQCELPGHPYKGKDPHGFMVKQEIIDYVKGFVDSFSPPLREHTAVTSITRHEAGGYRVVAGGDVWHAKHVVIASGAYQDAVIPGYASAIDPAIHQVHSQDYRNAAQLPEGAVLVVGSGQSGAQIVEDLFLEKRRVHLCVGSAPRVSRFYRGRDIVDWLADMHFYDLTVDHHPLRDGARDKTNHYVTGRNGGHDLDLRLFAREGVGLHGTLETIRDEVAHFAPDLAENLDDADRTNADIKKSIDAYIAREGITAPTEAPYVPVWEPDSSNTPLDLKAAGITSIVWCIGFRPSYRWIDVPVFNGAGKPVWHRGVTDAPGFYFLGLPWLHTWGSGRFSGVSRDAAWLASQITGKDVPVA comes from the coding sequence ATGACACAGAATGAAAAAACCATCCCCGTCATCATCGTGGGCGGCGGGCAGGCCGGCCTGTCCATGAGCTGGTACCTCTGCCGCGAGAAGGTGGAGCACATTGTCTTTGAGGCAAAGACCGCCTGCCATTCGTGGGACGATGAACGCTGGGACAATTTCTGCCTGGTCACACCGAACTGGCAGTGCGAACTCCCCGGTCATCCCTACAAAGGGAAAGACCCGCACGGCTTCATGGTGAAGCAGGAAATCATCGATTACGTGAAGGGTTTTGTGGACTCCTTCAGCCCGCCGCTGCGCGAGCACACGGCTGTTACCTCGATTACGCGCCATGAAGCTGGTGGTTACCGCGTGGTGGCGGGTGGTGACGTCTGGCACGCGAAACATGTGGTCATCGCATCAGGTGCGTATCAGGACGCGGTCATCCCCGGTTACGCCAGTGCAATCGACCCCGCCATCCATCAGGTCCACTCGCAGGATTACCGTAATGCGGCCCAGTTGCCGGAGGGTGCGGTGCTGGTCGTGGGCAGCGGCCAGTCCGGTGCGCAGATTGTCGAGGATCTGTTCCTTGAAAAACGCCGGGTCCATCTCTGCGTCGGCTCCGCCCCGCGCGTCTCGCGCTTCTACCGTGGGCGTGACATTGTGGACTGGCTTGCGGACATGCACTTCTATGACCTGACGGTGGATCATCACCCCCTGCGTGACGGTGCGCGCGACAAGACCAATCATTATGTCACGGGCCGAAATGGCGGCCATGACCTTGACCTGCGCCTGTTTGCAAGGGAAGGCGTGGGCCTGCACGGCACGCTGGAGACAATCCGCGATGAAGTGGCGCACTTCGCGCCGGATCTTGCGGAAAACCTTGATGATGCGGACAGGACAAATGCCGACATCAAGAAATCCATCGACGCCTACATCGCCCGTGAAGGGATCACGGCTCCAACCGAAGCTCCTTATGTGCCTGTGTGGGAGCCCGATAGCAGCAACACGCCGCTGGATCTGAAGGCTGCCGGGATCACGTCGATCGTCTGGTGCATCGGTTTCCGCCCGAGCTATCGCTGGATTGATGTGCCCGTCTTTAACGGAGCGGGCAAGCCGGTCTGGCATCGCGGCGTGACCGATGCGCCGGGCTTCTACTTCCTCGGTCTGCCATGGCTGCACACTTGGGGATCGGGACGGTTCTCAGGCGTTTCGCGCGATGCCGCGTGGCTGGCCAGCCAGATCACCGGCAAAGATGTGCCCGTAGCCTGA
- a CDS encoding MSMEG_0570 family nitrogen starvation response protein has product MPEMTFRVRWPDGQETDCYSPSLVIRDHFMPGQEYRIREFLEKADTALTAASERVRARYGFPCSRALGQLQAIRQAGAPFLNQSDAQVRILSFSY; this is encoded by the coding sequence ATGCCCGAAATGACCTTTCGCGTGCGCTGGCCCGATGGGCAGGAGACCGACTGTTACTCCCCCTCGCTGGTCATACGGGACCACTTCATGCCCGGTCAGGAGTACCGGATCCGGGAATTCCTTGAAAAAGCAGACACGGCCCTGACGGCAGCCAGTGAGCGGGTTCGCGCGCGCTATGGCTTCCCGTGCAGCCGCGCCCTTGGCCAGCTTCAGGCCATAAGGCAGGCCGGTGCGCCTTTTCTGAACCAGTCCGATGCGCAGGTGCGCATCCTGTCTTTCAGTTATTGA
- a CDS encoding MSMEG_0565 family glycosyltransferase, with translation MSLSIGILTHSTNPRGGVVHGMALAEALCDAGHDATLIAPDVTGAGFFRTPRCTTYCIPAVPEPDLPTLVERRIAEIRDALRGQQFDVLHAQDPISANALAELVEEGRIPGFARTVHHLDHFSHPVLAARQERGIRAATELFTVSTLWEGILRNEHGREAPVVGNGVDPVRFSPMPGARDAALRARYHLPAGQCLILSVGGIERRKNTLHLLEAFVALRRERPDAHLVVAGGASLLDHSSYRTLFAARLRESGAAGHVTITGPVADEDMPAFYRQADVLAYPSITEGFGLCPLEALACGTPVIVPEIAPFTGHLSRADALWCDLTRPDTLFLALRDALSVKNRDRFRISGPATARRFDWSSVAARHLPAYRRLAALSRADAPVSGVLSSCPK, from the coding sequence ATGAGCCTGTCCATCGGCATCCTGACCCACTCCACCAATCCGCGCGGCGGCGTGGTGCATGGCATGGCGCTGGCGGAAGCCCTGTGTGACGCAGGCCACGACGCGACGCTGATCGCCCCGGATGTGACCGGGGCCGGTTTCTTCCGCACGCCCCGTTGTACGACCTACTGCATCCCGGCCGTGCCCGAGCCCGATCTGCCAACACTGGTGGAACGACGCATTGCCGAGATCAGGGATGCACTGCGTGGGCAGCAATTTGACGTGCTGCACGCACAGGACCCCATCAGCGCCAATGCACTGGCCGAACTGGTGGAAGAAGGGCGAATACCGGGCTTTGCCCGCACGGTCCACCATCTCGACCATTTCTCCCACCCGGTCCTTGCCGCGCGGCAGGAACGGGGGATCAGGGCAGCGACGGAACTGTTTACCGTCAGCACGCTGTGGGAAGGCATCCTGCGCAACGAGCATGGCCGTGAAGCCCCGGTTGTTGGCAACGGGGTCGATCCCGTGCGCTTTTCGCCCATGCCAGGCGCGCGGGATGCCGCGTTGCGGGCGCGGTATCACCTGCCTGCGGGCCAGTGCCTGATCCTGTCCGTAGGCGGGATCGAGCGGCGCAAGAATACGCTGCACCTGCTGGAAGCGTTTGTGGCCCTGCGCCGCGAACGGCCTGATGCGCATCTGGTTGTGGCGGGCGGGGCCTCGCTGCTGGATCATTCGTCCTACCGCACCCTGTTCGCGGCACGCCTGCGCGAAAGCGGTGCAGCCGGTCATGTCACCATAACCGGGCCGGTTGCGGATGAGGACATGCCTGCCTTCTACCGGCAGGCGGATGTGCTCGCCTATCCGTCCATAACCGAAGGGTTTGGCCTGTGCCCGCTGGAGGCGCTGGCTTGTGGCACGCCAGTCATCGTGCCGGAAATCGCCCCCTTTACCGGGCACCTTTCGCGGGCGGATGCGCTGTGGTGCGACCTGACGCGCCCCGACACCCTGTTTCTGGCCTTGCGGGACGCGCTGAGCGTCAAAAATCGCGACCGTTTCCGCATCAGCGGCCCCGCAACGGCCCGCCGTTTCGACTGGAGCAGCGTCGCCGCTCGACACCTTCCCGCATATCGGCGTCTGGCCGCCCTGTCGCGCGCCGATGCCCCTGTTTCTGGAGTTTTGTCATCATGCCCGAAATGA
- a CDS encoding sll0787 family AIR synthase-like protein, giving the protein MMAHALSNMLDHLRNGRALAGKQDIAQVAAILGHDAGGAIRLGDDCAAIPDGDGYLLLASEGFQDSFVRSMPWFAGYCGVMVNVSDIAAMGGRPVAVVDALWSDTSEAAAMILTGLHDGARTYGVPVVGGHTNRRSTHNSLSVAILGRARHLLTSFDARPGEILIAAIDLRGRWHDPHPFWDASSALCGTGEATRLRGDLDLLPGIAEAGLSRAAKDISMAGLLGTALMLAECSGIGMTITLDDIPRPDDAPMERWLSAFPSYGYLLTARPEDAEAVMARFHGRDIAASVIGQCDSTQRLDVMWNGAKETFWDLAQVPLMGCAP; this is encoded by the coding sequence ATGATGGCACACGCATTGAGCAACATGCTTGACCACCTGCGCAACGGTCGCGCGCTGGCCGGCAAGCAGGATATTGCGCAGGTAGCCGCTATCCTTGGCCATGACGCGGGAGGGGCCATTCGCCTCGGCGATGACTGCGCGGCGATCCCGGATGGCGATGGCTATCTCCTGCTGGCCAGCGAGGGGTTTCAGGACAGCTTCGTGCGGTCCATGCCGTGGTTCGCCGGGTATTGCGGCGTGATGGTCAATGTCAGCGACATTGCAGCCATGGGCGGTCGTCCCGTAGCCGTGGTCGATGCGTTGTGGAGCGATACGTCCGAAGCGGCGGCAATGATCCTGACCGGCCTTCATGACGGTGCGCGCACCTATGGCGTGCCTGTCGTGGGTGGCCATACCAACAGGCGCAGTACCCATAATTCGCTGTCGGTCGCGATCCTTGGCCGTGCCCGTCATCTGCTGACCAGTTTCGATGCCCGTCCCGGTGAGATCCTGATCGCCGCCATCGACCTGCGCGGGCGCTGGCATGACCCGCATCCGTTCTGGGACGCCAGTTCAGCCCTGTGTGGCACCGGGGAGGCGACACGCCTGCGGGGCGATCTCGACCTGCTGCCCGGCATAGCCGAGGCCGGGCTGAGCCGCGCCGCCAAGGACATCAGCATGGCTGGCCTGCTGGGCACCGCCCTCATGCTGGCTGAATGTTCGGGCATCGGCATGACCATCACGCTCGATGACATTCCCCGCCCCGACGATGCACCGATGGAGCGCTGGCTGTCCGCGTTCCCCAGCTACGGCTACCTGCTGACGGCCCGGCCCGAGGATGCTGAGGCGGTCATGGCCCGGTTTCATGGACGTGACATTGCGGCTTCTGTCATCGGTCAGTGTGACAGCACGCAGCGGCTGGACGTTATGTGGAACGGCGCGAAAGAGACCTTCTGGGATCTCGCGCAGGTCCCGCTCATGGGGTGTGCGCCATGA